In Campylobacter sp. VBCF_01 NA2, one DNA window encodes the following:
- a CDS encoding ferritin family protein, with amino-acid sequence MRQYETYKCEKCGCEVEVQKVGEGAVLTCCGEPMKCITEDLTQVNLMKAFAGESQARNKYDLYGDLAKEAGFHAIARHFYEAAENEKWHARAELKAHHAAAGIPLDKMDKNLIDAAAGERYEHESMYPAFAQIATEEGKKEVARLFNAIGKVEVEHEREYNELQKILLEEGFFESFDEEVWVCEVCGHVHRGKKAPGACPLCKAPKEYFKKQRLV; translated from the coding sequence ATGAGACAATACGAAACATACAAATGCGAAAAATGTGGCTGCGAAGTCGAAGTGCAAAAAGTAGGCGAGGGCGCAGTTTTGACATGCTGTGGAGAGCCGATGAAATGCATCACAGAGGATTTGACACAGGTAAATTTGATGAAGGCGTTTGCTGGCGAATCACAAGCTAGAAATAAATACGACCTTTACGGAGATTTAGCCAAAGAAGCTGGTTTTCACGCTATCGCGCGCCACTTTTACGAAGCGGCTGAAAATGAAAAATGGCACGCAAGAGCCGAGCTTAAAGCTCACCACGCAGCAGCGGGAATTCCGCTAGATAAAATGGATAAAAACCTAATCGACGCCGCAGCTGGCGAGAGATACGAGCATGAAAGCATGTATCCTGCGTTTGCTCAAATCGCGACAGAAGAGGGCAAAAAAGAGGTCGCAAGGCTATTTAACGCTATCGGCAAGGTCGAAGTCGAGCACGAACGCGAATACAACGAACTTCAAAAAATCTTGCTTGAAGAGGGATTTTTCGAGAGTTTTGATGAGGAAGTTTGGGTTTGCGAAGTGTGCGGTCATGTCCATCGTGGCAAAAAGGCCCCAGGCGCATGCCCACTATGCAAGGCTCCAAAAGAGTATTTCAAAAAACAAAGATTAGTTTAA
- a CDS encoding anaerobic C4-dicarboxylate transporter: protein MDIMLFVQLAVLLAGIYLGVRLGGMGVGYAGGLGIVVMAIIGMKVEFKDIPVDVILIIASVISAIAAMQVAGGLDYLVQIASRILRKHPKQINILAPAVTYMLTILAGTGHTAFSMIPVIVEVAKGQNIKPSAPLALSVVSSQVAITASPISAAFVAMTGVVEPLGVSYPKLLFICISTTFVAMIITAVLVNTFFKLDLSSDPIYQERLAKGLVSEVKVTEYAEPKPFAKRSVAIFAIGVLIVVAYALAISKSVGLVEKPILSRDAAIISFMLTIGFFITVLCKVDTGKLLQANTFQSGMSACICVVGIAWLGTTFVNGHIDLFKDVAKNIVSNYPFVLAIVLYFLSCLLYSQAATTKVMMPAVALALGMTSPETAGQVWVLVASFAAVSGLFVLPTYPTTLGAIAMDDTGTTRVGKYVFNHSFFIPGTIMVALSVALGFLVAPALI from the coding sequence ATGGATATTATGCTATTTGTCCAACTGGCCGTATTGCTAGCTGGTATCTACCTAGGCGTTCGCTTAGGCGGCATGGGCGTCGGATACGCCGGCGGTTTAGGTATCGTCGTTATGGCGATTATCGGTATGAAGGTGGAATTCAAAGATATTCCAGTAGATGTTATTTTGATCATCGCATCAGTTATTTCAGCGATTGCTGCTATGCAAGTTGCAGGTGGTTTGGATTATTTGGTTCAGATTGCGTCTAGAATTTTGCGCAAACACCCAAAACAAATCAATATCCTAGCTCCGGCTGTTACTTATATGCTAACAATCCTAGCTGGTACTGGTCACACTGCGTTTTCTATGATTCCAGTTATCGTAGAAGTTGCTAAGGGTCAAAACATCAAACCAAGCGCACCACTAGCGCTTTCAGTTGTATCAAGCCAAGTCGCTATTACAGCTTCACCTATTTCAGCTGCGTTCGTAGCTATGACAGGTGTTGTTGAGCCACTAGGTGTAAGCTATCCAAAACTACTTTTCATTTGTATTTCAACAACATTTGTTGCTATGATTATTACAGCGGTTCTTGTAAATACATTTTTCAAACTAGACCTTTCATCAGATCCAATCTATCAAGAAAGACTAGCAAAAGGTTTAGTTTCAGAGGTTAAAGTTACAGAATACGCTGAGCCAAAACCATTTGCAAAACGCTCAGTTGCGATTTTTGCTATCGGTGTTTTGATTGTCGTTGCTTACGCTCTTGCTATCTCAAAAAGCGTTGGTTTGGTCGAAAAACCAATCCTTTCTCGCGACGCTGCTATTATTAGCTTTATGCTTACAATCGGCTTTTTTATCACAGTTTTGTGCAAAGTCGATACAGGCAAACTATTACAAGCAAACACTTTCCAAAGCGGTATGAGTGCTTGTATCTGCGTCGTAGGTATCGCATGGCTTGGAACTACATTTGTTAATGGCCACATCGATCTTTTCAAAGATGTAGCGAAAAATATCGTTAGCAACTATCCATTTGTTTTAGCTATCGTTTTATATTTCCTAAGCTGCTTGCTATATTCACAAGCTGCAACTACAAAAGTTATGATGCCAGCAGTTGCATTAGCACTTGGTATGACTAGCCCAGAGACAGCTGGACAAGTTTGGGTTTTGGTTGCTTCTTTTGCTGCTGTATCAGGTCTTTTCGTATTACCTACATATCCTACGACTTTGGGTGCTATCGCTATGGACGATACAGGCACAACAAGAGTTGGAAAATATGTATTCAATCACAGCTTCTTCATCCCAGGAACTATCATGGTCGCGCTATCAGTAGCGTTAGGCTTCTTAGTAGCTCCTGCCTTAATCTAA
- a CDS encoding ferritin-like domain-containing protein: MSFHAEIWEILNAGSPNEKIEKFAKFYAKFCKNEVEFEPNFEPKPLENPSYAKFAQISQVKDIKIQNKNLKKQNVDKNALFLHSVAHIEYSAIDLALDACYRFAGLPREFYADWLEAAEDEVRHFSLVNAELEKTGFSYGDFSVHDGLFEALKKTQHSLIERMAVVPRHLEAGGLDANFYLLSHIDEMPDKRPLRPLLEMILREEVSHVGKGDKWFKFECDRLGVLPECFFEIVLKHYPKAFSTARIINENARLKAGYSPKEIEKIKELQAQNFTK, from the coding sequence ATGAGTTTTCACGCAGAAATTTGGGAAATTTTAAACGCTGGCAGTCCTAACGAAAAAATAGAAAAATTTGCAAAATTTTACGCAAAATTTTGCAAAAACGAAGTAGAATTTGAGCCAAATTTTGAGCCAAAACCGCTCGAAAATCCTAGCTATGCGAAATTCGCCCAAATTTCACAGGTCAAAGATATAAAAATCCAAAACAAAAATTTAAAAAAGCAAAATGTCGATAAAAACGCCCTATTTCTGCACTCTGTGGCGCATATCGAATACAGCGCGATTGATTTGGCGCTCGATGCGTGTTATCGTTTCGCGGGACTGCCACGCGAATTTTACGCTGATTGGCTAGAAGCGGCAGAAGATGAGGTGAGGCACTTTTCGCTCGTAAATGCCGAGCTAGAAAAAACGGGCTTTTCTTACGGCGATTTTAGCGTGCATGACGGGCTATTTGAGGCGCTGAAAAAAACTCAGCACTCGCTAATTGAGCGCATGGCAGTGGTGCCTAGGCACTTGGAGGCTGGCGGGCTGGATGCGAACTTTTATCTGCTTTCGCATATCGATGAAATGCCGGATAAAAGGCCATTGCGGCCGCTTTTGGAGATGATTTTGCGCGAGGAAGTTTCGCATGTAGGCAAGGGCGATAAATGGTTTAAATTCGAGTGCGACCGACTTGGAGTTTTGCCAGAGTGCTTTTTTGAAATCGTTTTAAAACACTATCCTAAGGCATTTTCTACGGCTAGAATAATAAACGAAAACGCCCGTTTAAAGGCAGGTTACTCACCAAAAGAGATAGAAAAAATCAAAGAGCTTCAAGCTCAAAATTTTACCAAATAG
- a CDS encoding SH3 domain-containing C40 family peptidase: protein MRRQILIFITFMWILAGCASHTPQKSKFIPENPEVLALEFEQSAEILPPVSAQSVASGENFKEKYFRVWDAEKITASPKDAFWGLNYAKGRHFDLGGNIYTQAVYDAMHENANKKALGSVNIPAITIKNTLLRNIPSDMPIFGDPSEPGEGEPFDYAANSALGVGYPLFISHFSKDGVWAFVQNDGVWGWVKTSDVQEMGINGASAYKNSKFIAILQDNAPIFDENRREIFRARTGTILPYDFAGGGLYGGKMISKEGVRAYFVEDKFARIWPAELNSENAKLISASLIGQKYGWGGYKLLRDCSLLTKDFLANFGLWLPRNSKAQSKRGRTFSLANLSASEKLNLIKTHAKPYASVIYMPGHVMLYVGEIEGAPAVLHNVWGLRRMNKERAVIGKTAITSLSIGEDRADIAEDRLLISRISAFSVLSEDDGVSIRELFGLEK, encoded by the coding sequence TTGAGAAGGCAAATTTTAATATTTATAACATTTATGTGGATTTTGGCTGGTTGTGCCTCGCACACGCCACAAAAATCCAAATTTATCCCCGAAAATCCAGAGGTTTTGGCATTGGAATTTGAGCAAAGTGCGGAAATTTTGCCACCTGTGAGCGCCCAAAGCGTGGCAAGTGGGGAGAATTTTAAGGAAAAGTATTTTCGCGTTTGGGACGCTGAAAAAATAACCGCTAGCCCAAAGGACGCATTTTGGGGGCTAAACTACGCTAAGGGCAGGCATTTTGATCTAGGGGGAAACATCTACACGCAAGCCGTGTATGATGCCATGCACGAAAATGCGAACAAAAAAGCTCTTGGTAGCGTAAATATCCCAGCAATCACCATAAAAAACACGCTTTTGCGAAATATTCCAAGCGATATGCCGATTTTTGGCGATCCTAGCGAGCCTGGCGAGGGCGAGCCTTTTGATTATGCGGCAAATTCGGCTCTTGGCGTGGGATATCCGCTTTTTATCTCGCATTTTAGCAAAGACGGCGTCTGGGCGTTCGTGCAAAATGACGGCGTGTGGGGCTGGGTGAAGACTAGCGATGTGCAAGAAATGGGGATAAACGGCGCTAGCGCGTATAAAAATTCGAAATTTATAGCGATTTTGCAGGATAATGCGCCGATTTTTGACGAGAATAGGCGTGAAATTTTTAGAGCGCGCACGGGGACGATTTTGCCGTATGATTTCGCTGGTGGCGGGCTATATGGTGGCAAGATGATTAGCAAAGAGGGCGTGAGAGCGTATTTTGTGGAGGATAAATTTGCCAGAATTTGGCCAGCCGAGCTAAATAGCGAAAACGCAAAACTAATCAGCGCAAGCCTGATAGGGCAAAAATACGGCTGGGGCGGATACAAACTGCTGCGCGATTGCTCGCTACTGACAAAGGATTTTTTGGCGAATTTTGGGCTTTGGCTCCCAAGGAATTCAAAGGCGCAATCAAAGCGCGGAAGGACATTTTCGCTAGCAAATTTAAGTGCGAGCGAGAAGCTAAATTTGATCAAAACACACGCCAAACCTTATGCGAGCGTGATTTATATGCCAGGGCATGTAATGCTCTATGTAGGCGAGATAGAGGGCGCACCAGCCGTGCTTCACAATGTCTGGGGGCTAAGGCGTATGAATAAAGAGCGCGCGGTGATTGGCAAAACGGCGATTACCTCACTAAGCATAGGCGAGGATAGGGCTGATATCGCAGAAGATAGATTGCTAATCTCGCGTATTAGCGCATTTAGCGTGCTTAGCGAAGACGACGGGGTTAGCATACGAGAACTTTTTGGACTAGAAAAATGA
- a CDS encoding MetQ/NlpA family ABC transporter substrate-binding protein yields the protein MKKIFLTTLLSASVVSFALAEKLVVAATPVPHAEILEHIAPELKAAGYELEVKVFNDYVTPNLATDDGSVDANYFQHEPYLVEFNAKNGTKLKTTVGVHLEPMGIYSKKITDLKDLKDGAKVAVPNDPTNESRALDVLADAGLIEVNKDVELRTALDVTKNPKNIQILELEGPNLPRTLDDVDIAVINSNFAFNADLNPVKDSLFIEKAVGNPYTNIVVVKEGNENLPKIKALDSALQSESVKKFIEEKYKGAIVPSF from the coding sequence ATGAAAAAAATATTTCTAACTACACTTCTTAGTGCAAGCGTTGTAAGTTTTGCCTTGGCAGAAAAATTAGTTGTCGCAGCTACTCCTGTGCCACATGCCGAAATTTTAGAGCATATCGCACCAGAGCTAAAAGCCGCTGGATACGAGCTCGAAGTCAAAGTTTTCAACGACTATGTTACTCCAAATTTAGCCACAGATGACGGCAGCGTGGATGCGAACTATTTCCAACACGAGCCATATTTAGTGGAATTTAACGCCAAAAATGGCACAAAACTCAAAACAACAGTTGGCGTGCATTTAGAACCGATGGGAATTTATAGCAAAAAAATCACAGATCTAAAAGATCTAAAAGACGGCGCCAAAGTAGCTGTGCCAAACGACCCTACGAACGAATCTCGCGCACTTGATGTGCTTGCGGATGCAGGATTAATCGAGGTTAATAAAGATGTAGAGCTTCGCACAGCCCTAGATGTAACCAAAAATCCTAAAAATATCCAAATTTTAGAGCTTGAAGGTCCAAATTTGCCTCGCACGCTCGATGATGTCGATATCGCTGTAATCAACTCAAATTTCGCTTTCAACGCGGATTTAAACCCAGTTAAAGACTCACTTTTCATCGAAAAAGCAGTCGGCAACCCATACACAAACATCGTCGTCGTCAAAGAAGGCAATGAAAACCTACCAAAAATCAAAGCCCTTGATAGCGCACTTCAAAGCGAAAGTGTGAAAAAATTTATCGAGGAAAAATACAAAGGTGCGATTGTTCCATCGTTTTAA
- a CDS encoding zeta toxin family protein, whose translation MASLMQRDVLLEYACVGHLFPTDRDEKMRSDSKKMGEIYHQILMSEHESIDFEKTAEKIEQIREEYDMKLMGREVSFNTHGLFLEFFAEKLREIYGQNLQNFFDELEEKFAKFDILIRPTQDKNFDYHKFYTDEKVARTMFLSKYDMSDDEIKNVLRNIATQMPNLARLIKSIDGGTTTNFATLQAYKDKEIRQNLLCDIAKINENAEFFAQRASQNVWTEVILDKNPLAKAGNEAPKAYVLGGQPGAGKANMLRLALNELGENGVVINGDEFRKYHPYYAQICALDSQKMAERTAEFCAKLTEIIINKAIVERYNIAIEGTFRTADTPIYTLKKFKTAGYKTEVLIQTCDGELSWKSCNERYEIWKKLCPQEARYVVQSHHDLVVSKLNENLKIVQDSGFADNIRVFTRE comes from the coding sequence ATGGCTTCGTTAATGCAAAGAGATGTTTTACTCGAATACGCTTGTGTTGGGCATTTATTCCCCACAGATAGGGACGAGAAAATGAGAAGTGATAGCAAAAAAATGGGCGAAATTTATCATCAAATTTTAATGAGCGAACATGAAAGCATTGATTTTGAAAAAACGGCTGAAAAAATCGAGCAAATCCGCGAAGAATACGATATGAAGCTAATGGGGCGGGAAGTTTCATTTAATACTCACGGCTTGTTTTTGGAATTTTTTGCAGAAAAATTGCGAGAAATTTACGGGCAAAATTTGCAAAACTTCTTTGACGAATTAGAAGAGAAATTCGCTAAATTCGATATTTTAATCAGACCTACGCAAGATAAAAACTTTGATTATCACAAATTTTACACAGATGAGAAAGTCGCTCGCACAATGTTTCTTTCAAAATACGATATGAGCGATGATGAGATAAAAAATGTGCTTAGAAATATCGCAACTCAAATGCCAAATCTTGCAAGGCTCATAAAATCCATAGACGGCGGCACAACCACGAATTTTGCGACTTTGCAAGCCTATAAAGATAAAGAAATTAGACAAAATTTGCTCTGCGACATAGCCAAAATCAACGAAAACGCCGAATTTTTCGCCCAAAGAGCGAGCCAAAATGTATGGACTGAGGTGATTTTGGATAAAAATCCACTCGCAAAAGCTGGCAACGAAGCCCCAAAAGCCTATGTTTTAGGCGGTCAGCCAGGAGCTGGTAAGGCAAATATGCTCCGCCTAGCCCTTAACGAGCTAGGCGAAAATGGCGTTGTCATAAACGGCGATGAGTTTCGCAAATACCACCCCTACTACGCCCAAATTTGCGCCCTTGATAGCCAAAAAATGGCAGAGCGAACAGCCGAGTTTTGCGCAAAACTTACAGAAATAATCATAAATAAAGCAATCGTAGAACGCTATAATATCGCTATTGAGGGGACTTTTCGCACAGCTGATACACCAATTTACACGCTTAAAAAATTCAAAACAGCAGGTTACAAAACGGAAGTTTTAATCCAAACTTGCGACGGCGAGCTTAGCTGGAAATCTTGCAACGAACGCTATGAAATTTGGAAAAAACTCTGCCCGCAAGAGGCTCGCTATGTCGTGCAATCTCACCACGATTTGGTCGTATCCAAACTAAATGAAAATCTTAAAATAGTGCAAGATAGCGGATTTGCGGATAATATCAGAGTTTTTACAAGAGAGTAA
- a CDS encoding aspartate ammonia-lyase, with product METRKEHDFIGELEIPNDKYYGVQTFRALDNFKMTGRKLGDYPFFVKAFAQIKKAAALSNKELGVLKPEIADALVAACDKVIAGEFADQFVVDMIQGGAGTSTNMNVNEVLTNVALEIQGHAKGEYQFIHPNDHTNLGQSTNDTYPSSIKVAAYAKLTDLLAAMEELKGELEKKAEAFKDIIKMGRTELEDAVPTTLGNTFHAFASYIKSDIAKIKAARESMSFLNMGATAIGTGINCHPDYKFVVEKHLSQITGVEFKPAEDFIAATQDTGDFVHVSGALKTAAVRISKIINDLRLMNSGPRCGLGEINLPQMQPGSSIMPGKVNPVICEVVGEACYEVIGNDVSIMLCSERGDFELNAFEPGIAYNLFNSIVILENAVKTLSDKAIKKLTANPEACLKSVLNSVGIVTAFNPILGYEKSASIAKEALQTGKAVGDICLERGYLTKEEIDKILDPKNMLNPGMKKTGK from the coding sequence ATGGAAACTAGAAAAGAACACGATTTTATAGGTGAGCTTGAAATTCCTAACGACAAATACTATGGCGTTCAGACTTTCAGAGCTTTGGACAACTTCAAAATGACAGGTCGCAAACTTGGCGATTATCCATTTTTTGTAAAAGCATTTGCACAAATCAAAAAAGCAGCAGCACTTTCAAACAAAGAATTGGGCGTTTTAAAACCAGAAATTGCTGATGCGCTTGTAGCAGCTTGCGACAAGGTTATCGCAGGCGAATTCGCAGATCAATTCGTAGTAGATATGATCCAAGGCGGCGCAGGAACTAGCACAAATATGAATGTCAATGAGGTTTTGACAAATGTCGCTCTTGAAATTCAAGGTCATGCCAAAGGCGAATATCAATTCATCCACCCGAACGATCACACAAACCTAGGCCAAAGCACAAACGATACATACCCTAGCTCAATCAAAGTCGCAGCTTATGCTAAACTTACAGATTTGCTAGCTGCTATGGAAGAGCTAAAAGGCGAATTAGAGAAAAAAGCTGAGGCTTTCAAAGATATCATCAAAATGGGTAGAACAGAGCTTGAAGACGCTGTCCCAACTACACTTGGCAACACCTTCCACGCTTTTGCAAGCTACATTAAAAGCGATATAGCAAAAATCAAAGCTGCAAGAGAGTCAATGAGCTTTTTAAATATGGGCGCAACTGCGATCGGCACAGGTATCAACTGCCACCCAGATTATAAATTTGTAGTAGAAAAACACCTAAGCCAAATCACTGGCGTTGAGTTCAAACCAGCTGAGGATTTCATCGCAGCTACACAAGATACAGGCGATTTCGTGCATGTATCTGGCGCACTAAAAACAGCTGCTGTAAGAATCAGCAAAATCATCAACGACTTACGCCTAATGAATTCAGGCCCAAGATGCGGTCTAGGCGAAATCAACCTACCACAAATGCAACCAGGTAGCTCAATCATGCCAGGTAAGGTAAATCCTGTAATTTGCGAAGTTGTAGGCGAGGCATGCTACGAAGTCATCGGCAATGATGTATCTATCATGCTATGCTCTGAAAGAGGCGATTTCGAACTAAACGCTTTCGAACCAGGCATTGCTTATAATCTATTCAACTCAATCGTAATCTTGGAAAACGCAGTTAAAACACTAAGCGACAAAGCTATCAAAAAACTAACTGCAAATCCAGAAGCTTGCTTAAAATCAGTGCTAAACTCAGTCGGTATCGTAACTGCATTTAACCCAATTTTAGGTTATGAAAAATCAGCAAGTATCGCAAAAGAGGCTCTCCAAACTGGTAAAGCAGTCGGCGATATCTGCTTAGAGCGCGGTTATTTAACAAAAGAAGAAATCGATAAAATTTTAGATCCTAAAAACATGCTAAATCCTGGCATGAAAAAAACAGGTAAATAA
- a CDS encoding peptidylprolyl isomerase: MKKFLSISFVAAMALSLNAGVLASVKGTDITVTDEDIAPVFAQNPHATPSDEDKKQLIDQMIKFKLMIAEAKKSGIVNSEEYKKQVELAKDEIAFALWQQEQTKDVKVTDEEAKKIYDDNKDSFMQPESVVASHILLKDEKEAKDAIAKLEKVSKDKLKAEFNKLAKEISTDPSAKENGGDLGSFGKGMMVSEFEEAAWALNKGEISKTPVKTQFGYHVIYKEDLKEAAPVEFDKVKEMIKAQIAPSKLNKKIDDIANELFSKQTVEYAK; this comes from the coding sequence ATGAAAAAATTCTTATCAATCAGTTTCGTCGCCGCTATGGCGCTTTCGCTAAATGCTGGCGTGCTAGCTAGTGTCAAAGGCACAGATATCACGGTCACAGATGAGGATATCGCACCAGTTTTCGCTCAAAACCCACACGCTACACCAAGCGATGAGGACAAAAAACAACTAATCGATCAAATGATTAAATTTAAACTTATGATTGCCGAGGCTAAAAAAAGCGGTATCGTAAATAGTGAAGAATACAAAAAACAAGTCGAGCTTGCAAAAGATGAAATCGCCTTTGCTTTGTGGCAACAAGAGCAGACAAAAGATGTCAAAGTAACCGACGAAGAGGCCAAAAAAATCTATGATGATAATAAAGACAGCTTCATGCAACCAGAAAGCGTCGTAGCTAGCCACATTTTGCTAAAAGATGAAAAAGAGGCAAAAGACGCTATCGCTAAACTAGAAAAAGTCAGCAAAGACAAATTAAAAGCCGAATTCAACAAACTTGCCAAAGAAATTTCAACAGATCCAAGTGCCAAAGAAAATGGCGGCGATTTGGGCTCATTTGGCAAAGGTATGATGGTAAGCGAGTTCGAAGAGGCTGCGTGGGCGCTAAATAAAGGCGAGATTAGCAAAACCCCTGTGAAAACTCAATTTGGCTATCATGTCATCTACAAAGAAGACCTAAAAGAGGCTGCTCCTGTGGAATTTGACAAAGTAAAAGAGATGATAAAAGCTCAAATTGCGCCAAGCAAACTAAACAAAAAAATTGACGATATCGCAAACGAGCTATTTAGCAAACAGACAGTAGAATACGCAAAATAA
- a CDS encoding DedA family protein yields the protein MLTSIVNFIVEFVAAWGYFGIFAMMFLESSFFPFPSEVVMIPAGYLASKGEMSFAIAFACGLAGSVAGAVFNYYLCYFFGRKFIDKFGKFIGVTNEKFAKFEAFFNKHGEISTFNCRLIPGIRQYISLPAGLAKMNLARFCTFTALGAGIWVLILMLLGYFIGENQELIKEKLHIITLLLLGFVLLLSVIYILHIKRKNR from the coding sequence GTGCTTACATCAATCGTAAATTTTATCGTAGAATTCGTCGCAGCGTGGGGATATTTCGGCATTTTTGCGATGATGTTTTTAGAAAGCAGTTTTTTTCCATTTCCAAGCGAAGTCGTGATGATTCCAGCAGGATACCTCGCTAGCAAGGGCGAAATGAGCTTTGCCATAGCATTTGCGTGCGGGCTAGCAGGGAGCGTGGCTGGGGCTGTGTTTAACTACTATTTGTGCTATTTTTTCGGGCGCAAATTTATTGATAAATTTGGCAAATTTATCGGCGTAACAAACGAAAAATTCGCCAAATTTGAAGCATTTTTCAACAAACACGGCGAAATTTCTACATTTAATTGCAGACTAATCCCAGGTATCCGCCAATACATCAGCCTGCCAGCAGGTCTTGCGAAGATGAATTTAGCGCGATTTTGCACATTTACAGCACTTGGTGCTGGGATTTGGGTGTTGATTTTAATGCTACTTGGATATTTTATCGGCGAAAATCAAGAATTAATTAAGGAAAAATTGCATATAATCACGCTTCTTTTATTGGGATTTGTCCTACTTCTTTCTGTAATTTACATACTTCATATCAAGCGAAAAAATCGCTAA